The Lasioglossum baleicum unplaced genomic scaffold, iyLasBale1 scaffold0847, whole genome shotgun sequence sequence TTTCAATTCGACGGTGTTCGTAGCAAACCCGGAAACCGAGTCTCGGCCACGTCGGCTCTGGACACCGTCCAAAATATTACGTTACCGTTCGCGTTATCTCGGCAAATATTGTTTTACCTGCTCGCAGTTACGTGCTTTCGTTCCACTTACGACGATCAAATATTAACGCGATTAAAGCGAGAAACTTCGGTGGCTAACCGAATAACTAGGCGAGCCTGCGCTTCCGATAGCTAATAACGGCCATCGCGACTGCCAGTGTCTCCCCTATTCTTTTCCTCCCCCGAACTATGGTGTTCGACgagaaaggaaggaagaaattcatttcttcgCGTTTCTATTTCAAGTCGAGCAGGCCCGCTACCGAAAGCAACAATGGTCGCTGGGGACAAAGGGAGTATCAATCGCGAACGTCAAAGGAACGGGACTGTAAAATGCGCCGCAAACCCCGCGCCACGGCCCCCTGCCGCGCCGGCTCACAACCGTCATGATGAATTTCTAATCCTTGGAGTTTCCCTCCACGGCAGCCGCGAATCGTCCAATCGCGGGAGAACGAGGACGAGAAACGTCGGGGTATATACTTATTCGCGAAAAGGGTGACACGTCCTTATTGAAAAGAATCCGGACCCTCCTCGAGAAGGAGTGGGAAGGGGGGTGGATTTCGGTAACCAATAACTCGGATTTCGCTCTTCCGCGGAAATAATCCCGGCATCGATTCTCCCGTTCCTTGCCGATCTTTTACCCTATTTCCGAGTCTCGAGCTTCCTCCAGACGTTCGAATCGTTGGAATAGAATACGGGATCACGCGTCGAATTCGAGGGGCGTTTAAGCTCGATTAAAGGCCGGGAACACGCGATCAGGTAAAACGGAAGGGTGTTTACCCTGGCTCGCTTCGAAACGTCGTATTTTCGGGAATGAAaggagacgagagagagagagagagggacggtTATCCCGCGTACGGTAGTGTTGGCCGTTTAATTACGGGCGCGCGATTCAATTAAGGGCATTctgaaaaatgtaattttttcctGGCGGGACATACTCGCGAGAGAGGATCGGACAAGCCGGGGTGACGGGATGCAATTATTTAGAGGGTAGGAGAGATATAATCGTTTTCTCGGCTTCACGCTGACGCCGCGCTTAAAGGGCACGATTTGCCGGGATCTAGATGAAAAGAAGGAACGGGACGGTAGCTAGAAAGAAATTTAATTGGGTCGGACAAAACGTGGCCACCGGCATTTCGGTACACGACCAGCCAGCTTGCGTCTGCCATTTTCGGCTCCGTTGAACTTAATTGAGGCAGTCTCGTGGATCCAGCTCTCGTGCACTCGCGGCTCTGCACTCGACGCGCATCGCGAAGCAAAGCTATAACGCCGGCTTTTCTGACCTCTGCAACACGCTACTCGGATCCACCTGATTTTCCACCCCTCGAAACAGGATAATTGACTTAAACACTCCGCGGATCGCGCAACAATCGCCTCGAAGGGTGAGACCGATCGATCACGGCCCGGAGAACTCGTTTGAGAGAAGAAACGGATTGAACGCCGGGTATAAAGCTCGATGAACTCGAACGAGGGGTAGATAGATCCATCGCGTAAAGAAAAAGCACGTGAAATCGCTCTGTGTACCATCGAACCATCGAAATCCACCGATCTTTCGGCCTTCGCGTCGTTACTCCGATTTCTCCTATTTTCCGCTATTTATTTCCTCGTTTCCGTTCCGCGCAACCGACCGCGCGATCGACCGGCGTTGAATCAACGATTCCTAATTGCGATCATAAACGGCACCGACTGTTCCTTGTCTCCGAAACGGGATCGTCGAATGGGAATAACGTCGCAGTGGTCCCCGATTTCCCCGGATCCTCCGAATATTCATCTGCCCCGTGGGGATTCGTGACTGGAGCGAGTCCCGGCGCGATTGCCTTAATTCACCGGCGAGATTCGTGAATTTTTCAGAGCCACCAGATGGACGCGGGATAGCGATTTCGGCGGCTTTGCCCGGCCCGTTTTCTTCCGGCCGGCCAACAGGCGTATATCGCTTTGCTCAAACGGACGTTACTATTCATGATTTCATGAATTTTCGTTCTCGCGCGGCGCTCGAAGTTGCTGGTTACTTCGCGGCAGAGCGACTGCGACCGAGTGCGTGAGAAGGCTCCTTTCTCTTCTTTCGCTCCCGAGGGCCGGACACACGGGGACCTGATGAATTTTTCATTAAGAAAGCCGCGAGTGTAAACGCACGGCTcgacagagagggagagggagagagagagaggtagggAGAGAGAAATGGGGGGAAAAAAAATTCCGTAGCCGTGAACCGTAAAATTCGCCGTGGAAAGGAAGCAGGGATGAGGCGGCGGTGGCCCACTAACGTTTGACGTCACCGCGAGACTTCGTCTCTCCCTTTCCGCCCGTTTCTCTCTTGGCAAGAATGGAAGCAGCGTGACCAGGTGACCGATAATACAGAACGGTCGGAGAAATGCTCGGTTTCAAGGATGCGGAAGAATCGACCTCATCGTTCCGCTAACTAATCATCCGATGAATTTCTCCGGAGGAACTTATTTTCGAACCGGTCGTAAATCAAAGGTGAACGCAAGCGGAAGTGGGAAAAAGGCTGCGGATCGATCCCCGAGCACTCGCGAATTTCGACTCCCGGCCAAAACTGCTGGTTGCGCGTCGCGTTCGCGCGATAACGCTTCACGCTCGCTTCCTCCGCTTTTCGTCGCCTTTCAATCCCTTTAGCCGAGCTCGGGtgaaaggaaggaagaaaacGGCCCGACCGTCGGGGTGTCGGCCATTCGAGACCGCCTCGCGTAACCGCCGTTATGAAAGCCGCGggagaaaaagggaaaaagggAGAAAACGGCCAACGAGCGGGAAAAAGGGGAAGATTAAACGGTTACCGTTGAAAGATCGAAGTTTACACGCGCTGATCGGAGCGCGGCGCGTACGTGCCGGTCGACGCGGACTCGCAACCGCGCCTCACCGAAACCGGCCAGTTCCACGGGGCGAATTTCATTCCAGCAAGACGTAAAACATTACCGACAAACGTGTGCGGAAATTCGTAACAATCCAGACGGAGAGGGAATTACGACAGACCCGATTCCGACTGCTACCTCGCTATCACGTGTATTCCCAAGAGGGTTCGTTACTTCTGCGCTCGGAACGGCAAATGGCGGCCAGCTGAGCAGGAGCAGAGGGACCAAACGCGATACCGAGTATTACCAGGGGGTGCAGCAGAATACGCTGGTCCGCCAGCAGATCTAGGCGGTTTCATCGCAGTCCCACCCGTTGCGATTCTGATAAAGTCCAAAACATCGTCCTACGATTCGCTTTGATACCCACTGTTTCGTCTGTGCGTCGCGTCTGGACTCGATCGAGGCGAGAACTACGCCGAATTCGAATCGTGCTCGGTCTCTGATTAGCCAAAGGTCCTCGACGAAGGGAAAAAATCGACGTACCCCGTCCGTCCCGACGATTAATAGGTAAATGAATACGCCCGGTTGTTAATTCAAATGCAAATGGAAGGCCAGACCGGTCTCCGGTGACGATGGAGTTATTTCACGGAATCAAACGAGCCCTGTTCAGGGGCAGCGTCCCATTTTATTCCAGCGAGCTTGAAGGAGACCGTGGagtaaattaaattgaattaaattctAACGCGCGTGTAATACACGCGCTCGTATTTCACGTTCTAGGCCGCGCGCGCGTCACTTTTAAGCGGAACGTCGTCGTTCGCATTGTAGAACAGCGTAACCCAGTTCTCGCGTACGCGTATCGCTCGTACGAGAGCGTGACCGTAAAAGTTATTACACGGAAAGGACGTAACCCGCCCTCCGCCCTTCTCGGCCTAACGGGATCGAAAGTTTCACCGGGATATGGAAATCGCGTTCATTCACCAATCGGTTTTACCCGGGTTCCGCGGATCCCGATCCCACGACTAACGAAGAAACTCGTAAAAAATCAAGCGCGCCCTCGCGTAATCCCATATTTCGTCAAATTGAGCGAGCAACTTTTTTTCTCCGGCCGACGAAAGTTGTCCCGGCAAATTTATTCCCTTTGAACCGCGAACGGAACGAATCTCCCTATCTCTCCGTCTATCTCTCTGCCCATCACCGTCTCCCGTAACGAGCGTAATCGCACGAAACTTGAAATGCTTTTCGCGATTGAAAGTTCCATCGTTGCGCGTCCTCCTATTCGCCGAGACAATATATTTACGTTAATCTCGCTGGGAGTGGAAAAAAATTCCCTATTACTCGCCGGCGAAGCGCGCAAAGCCACAGGGGGAAAAGCAGAATTTTCACGAAGATTCGAATTGCCTGCCTTAGATTTTCGTACGCGGTCGAACGGTCGGACgagctctgctctgctctgcgcGGCAACCGTTCCGTCAGCGTTCAACGACGAAACGCATTCGAGCGACAAATTACTACGATTAGCCGCGAAGAAACAAAAGGAAGGAAAAACGGTTGCGCGACAAAGTGGCCACTCAGCGTTCCATCCATTTCTGTTTCAGCTTTCAGAGGACATCGGCTACGTCGTTTATTCCGCGCTCGGCAGCTTCTACATCCCGTCGTGCATCATGGTGTTCGTGTACATACGGATTTACTTCGCGGCGAAGGCTCGCGCGCGGCGCGGCATCCGGAAGCAACCGCGTCCTCGCGCGGTCGTGCCGCCGGAGTCCCCGGATGTCAGGCAGACCAGCTTCACGCAGAGCACGCCGGCCACCGAGACCAAGAAGCCACCGGGTTCGGTCATGGAGAACGTCGCCACCATCGAGAACCAGCCGGTTCAGATCCCCATCGTCACCTGCGACTTTGCCAGCGACGTCAGTACTTCCGAGGCCGATCCCGGCGGAGGAAGCAGCATTCCCATGGAGGAGAAGGACACGCTCAAGGTTAATCCCTTCGAAACCCCATTTTCGACTTTACTTTTGCCTCGCTTCGCGGCAAGGCACCGCGGTGAGAATGTTTCGCCTCCGAAAACTGACACGGGACACGGCGTTCCGTGGGTTTAACGACGTTACTCTCTTCCACGACTCGCCGCGAGTCCCACCATCCATCACGCTCGAGTTACGAGCACGCATTTCAAATTCTACGGGTACTTTAACGCACGTGCTAGTGCTCGGAGTCGAGCAGACATTGTCCTTCGTTACGACGAAACTCCGAGTGACCCGTGTTACCGGCTTGTTCAAACGTATTCCGATTCCACTCGTTCCCTCCGGGTCTGGTGTCCTCTTATTTTCTCggaatttttccagaattttcccAGAATTTTCCCGGAATTTTCCGCGTCCTCTCGGTAGCGGAACCGTCAAACATCTCTGGCGAACGTCTTTTTCTAAGCGTAGCAGATTCCCCGGGATCGAATAGCTCGAGACACGAAAGACACCTGTCTCCACGCGCGCATCCCGAATGCACTTACCCAATAACTCGGGCTTCATGGTCGGGATGCGAATACATCCTGTTTGGCGATACAGCGACGCGGTCCTCGAGATTCGCGACGCGGCGAGGGGAGAAGGGGCGGCGCATAAAAGTGGAGCCAGTAAATCTCCGAAAGCAGAAATTCGCTATTGGATTTCAGTTTCCTCGCACGACTGTTTCCTCGTGCAAACAGAATGGAATAAAGGTGCCGCGAATCGGGGCCACGGTGCTTTATCGCTCCGGTATGGAGATCGAATCGATCACGCGCGATGCTCCGAACGACTACCGTCGATCGTCCTTGGCAAACGCGAGAGGCACGGTTGTGAGAGGATCGTTAACGCCAAAGTAACCCTGTTCCATGGTATCTGTTCGACAGGTGACGATCCCGGTGCCGGTGCAAAAGAGCAGCCTGAAGGCGACGCTGTCGGTGAACGGCGACGGGCAATCGAGCGTGCCGCCGCGAAGCAGGGCGCTGAGCGTCGGCATCGACGTCGACATGGTGTCCGAGTTCGACCCGTCGTCCTCCGACAGCGGCGTCGTGACCAGGTGCGCTGTGGTGAAGCCTCTGAAGCTGCGGCTCTGCCAGCCGATCTTCGGTCGCAGGAACCTGGGCAAGTTGAAGAAAGAGCACAGCGACGGAGGCCGGGCGTCCGGCAAGGACGAGTCGGGCACCGAGCCCAAGTCCTCCAAGCCACGGGAcccggagagagagaagaggagacTGGCGAGGAAGAAGGAGAAACGAGCGACTCTGATACTCGGCTTTATCATGGGCAGCTTCATCGCCTGCTGGCTACCGTTCTTCGTCCTTTACATCGCGAAACCTCTGTTCCCGGGCATCGAGATACCCACTCAGGCGTTCGTCATCGCCTTCTGGCTGGGCTACATGAACTCTGCCCTCAACCCCTTCATTTACACCGTCTTCAACAAGGACTTCCGCCGCGCGTTCCGCAGGATACTCTTCAAATAATCCCGTCGAGCCTGGACGAACGTTCGCGAACGTGCTCCAGGTACCGCGATGGAAAATCGACCGACGGCTCGATCGCCTTTCCGACGCAAGCGAGGTGGCAGGATACCCACGGAGGCAGCGTCCAGTTGGAACGTCTGAGGCGACGCCTTCGCGACGGTAAATCGGACGCACGGAAGGTAGTGCGCGTCCGGGAAATTCGGCATCGCGGCGAACCTTCGAAATCCGAGTACGCGCGATACACCCCTCGGATCGCGCGAAGAATTCGAAGATATCGCGAGAGCGGAGAAACTCGATGGGCCGATTGCCAGTGACAGCCATGAATCCTCGACGAGGTGCCGCGGACTATCGGTGTGTTTGGGCAACAGCTGCCGCTGCTACCTCGATCGGGTACAACTTCCGACTGGTTGTCGATTCAACGTGACACCGTCGAAGACAGATGGAACACGGCGGCAGCCAGCGCGGCGCCGCCACCGCCGGAAAACACCGCCGAGTCGCGATAGCGGACTAATTACGCGTCGAACGAAAAGTGTCCGAGACGTTTTCCCCGGTGTGGAAGCGGTCGTGGAAGCGGCCGTTCGCGACCTCGCCATTTCGTCCTTCCACAGGGAAGAGGAATGCACGCGCGACCAGCCATCCCCGGCATTCTTTCTTCTCCGAGTTCCTTCGACAGGCGGCACACGGTCCGATTGTAAATTAAAAACTCGCGACAATCCACTTACTATCGATGTACGTGAATGTAGATATGTATAGCTAcgtgtatgtgtgtatataaTACGACCGTCGCGAGTGACCCGTTCGGAAAGTTTCCGTTCTTCGACATCACCGACGCGGCTGACCAAGGCGTAAAGTCGCCTTTACGCTCGCTTCGACTCGCTTCGAAATTACCCGCTGTTCGATTCGCGAGGGGCGCGAGACGGGGTGCCCGAAATCTCCGAGGCGACGAAGTCGTCGGCGCGAACTTTcgccgaggagagagagaagaaaatcgCGACGCGTCGGGGAACGAGGAAGAAAACACAGGGGGTGGCAGTTTCGACGAGTAATTGTTTCCCCGTTTTCACGCGACGCGGAACGAAAACTTTCGGAACGGTTGACATACGTCGCGCGCGTGTAACGATACTTACTCTTTTTGCGAGATTATATACGCACATCGGGACACGATCGCGCCAAGGGCGAGGATCTCGAAGCGAGCACGAGTTCACGAGAGACGTGATCGGGACGATCGTCGTGGGACAATTGCGCGAAACCAGAGACCAGCATGTTTCCTATTAAAtaggcacacacacacacacaccgttTATCCGTAGGCGACGTTTAATCGCGTAATCGTTTAATCAGCAGAGTTTTCTCGAATTCTATCGATTTAAATAACAGGTCGTAAGGTGGTTTAAAAGCGAGATCGAACGAAGAAGACGTAAGGATAGGAAagaaggagagaggagagagggagggagagagcgagagaagaaAAGAAGATCGTGGATCGACAGCGACGGGGGTTGAAATTGGCGCGAACAAAGGGGAGGAAAAGGAGGAAGAACGGGCGCATGGAGAGAAAATTTCAGTTCGTTCGGCTTGAAATATTAAACCTGATTACGCTGCACCCCGATAGGGCTGTGTTTAAAGATGAACGCGTAGCTTTATTTGTTTATTGGCGCCGCTCGAAGCCAACACAGAGGACCGGTGCGGTTTCAATTATTACGCGGCATTACGCAATGTTTGCGCGCTGGGGTGCCAATTCGCGATCGGCCGCTTTATAATTTAACGCCTGCCGGCCTCGCCAAGGCTCCGTATCCACCCTCGAAATCGATCAAACCGGCACGAACCTGCCACCACTTTTACTAAACATCCACCCGTTTTATCCAGCCGCGCATCGGTTTTACTCGATCGATTATGCCCACCGATACACGCGTCGATTCTCCCTCGTATCCGGCCACTCGATTTCCCCTATACCCGCCTAATTTCCATCCTCGCGCGGAATCGTACGATTTCACCCTTGACCACCCCCGTTTCGTTATCGAAATCGCAAGAAGCAAGATACCGTGCCAACCGGATCCGATCACCAGCGTCCCGAACAGGCGGAACGTTGCACGTACCAGCGGAAACGATCGCGTGTGCCTATCTCCCCGGCAGTGATCCGAAACGAATCGAAGATCGCCAAAAACGATGCTCGTAAATCGACAGCGCGGCCCAGCCAGCGGAACAAATTTCGCGAAACAATTTCCCCGCAACTTTTCCACCGTTCCGTTCGACCCGGTCCCTCTGTCCCGCGGATTAAAGATCATCGCCGCGGTCAGACCCCGAGGAACAGGAAGAAAAAATTACCTTCGGGCTCCGGTGCCCGAAATCCAATGGAAATCCGGCTATATCCGGGCCAAGATTACGCATTAAGAGCCTTCGTTTCCCGCGAATCCGACACGCGAGCACATAACACTTCGAACCCTTCGGTTCCGCCGCGGTCTTTCGTAACTTTCGGGATCGCGTTTCCGTTCGAAGGTGAAAAAGGTGTTTCGGAAAAAACTGCCCTTGCATCCCGGATCGAGCGTGTCATCGGGGGCAGCCGTCGAGGATCGTCATCGAGGATAACCATCGAGGATAACCGCGGAGGATATATCCGAGAGCCAAAAAGTTGGACGGGAAATTTTTCCCACGAATTACCCGGTCGGCGTTCCGAGCGAACGACTAAATAAAACATTGTCGGGATAAAACGATTTCCATATACACGCGCGGCGCGCGTATTCCGCACCTACGCTCGAAACTAATTTACGAATTAGCCGCAGCCCCTTTACAGCCACCCCCGTGCATATGTCACGCGTGCACGCATCTACGTGACACGCAGCGCGCTACAGCGATAAATCAATAAAGCGTACATACGTTGTAGGTAATACACGCGTGTGCCCGGCTTTCTCCCCGCATTACCACTGTCTCTCTCTcggaccgagctcgacgcgttACACGGGCAACTGGGGCAAAGCGTCGCGGCGGCTTCTCTGCCGCGCGCGGCCAATAAGGCTCGCGCCGATAAGATCCATTGGATTACCCGCCTGCCCGAGATCCATCCGATAGATCCGGTATTCCTATCTTTATTCCGATTTCCCTCGGCAACGTTAACGATCTCGATGGATCGATCGCGTAGGAAAGGGCGAAACGGGGTCGATGCACCCTCGATGATTATTCGAGTGGGCCGCGACCGGGTGCAAACGCAACGTTTGCACGGTTAACCATCGAGCGGTTTCGCGTGGAAAACCAGGGATAAAAGCGGGCAAGACTTTTCGACGCGATTCCCTCTATGGAAATTGATTTCGACTGCCTCGAGGAACGTGACGCGCATTTGTTACCCCGGctacctttgtgcagctccgcCGCGGCTCCGCGGCTGCTCCGCGGCGATATTAGCGGTTGGCATGTAGAATTAAGAGAAATACCGGGGAGGGAAAAACGAATGGAAGCGTTCGCAACGCGATATTTGTCTCCTTGACTCGGCTCCACCCTTCGATTCCCCGTTCGCTCGAACAATACAACGCGCACAACCCCCGGCGCAAGCTCGCGCAACCCCGTCTCTCGAAATATTACAGAGCATACTTTGTAACGCGAAATCCTGCATTAGACGGTCGACTGGGTCCTTGGGAATTTATCGTGCACGAAATAAAAAGACTCGAGATGCTCTCGTAAGATATTATGTTCTCGAACGCGTAAACGGAAGCCGGAGATGGATACGCGTAACCGAGTGGAATTTACGTTCGAACCGCGAAGCCGGATGCACGGTAATATTTCAGACGATCAAGCATCGATGCAGGGCTCCCTGCTGCTTTTTTCTCCTCGCTCCTTCGTCTCGTCAGCGCCGGTATCCGACACCACGTTCGCGGTTCCTCGCGGTTCCTCGCGATCTATGGATCTCGCAGCACGTCTCCAGCCCTCGAATCGCTTTCGATCGCGACCCAGAAATCCCGTCGAGCCGAGGAGAGACACCCAGAAATCCCCTGAGCTTCGTCCCTTCCTCCCGTcgccctttctttctttctctcctttttttCCCTACTTCCCAAAGTCCTTATTCGTATTCGATTCCGCGGATGTGTCCTACTCCTCGTCGAACGCTCGTCGTGTTTCCCGGAGAGCAACGAGAACGATCGAAGATCGTCGGAAACGATTCCACGTCGCAGTGGCGATGGATCGTGACGCGTGCGCACACGCGGATACACGGACACagacacacgcacacgcacacctACACGCAGACACGCGCGCGTATACACGCCGACGCAGAGCAATAGAAGAGCGAATAAAAGAGTCGTCGAAGAGTTTCTCCTCGTTGTTAGTCTCAGA is a genomic window containing:
- the LOC143220377 gene encoding tyramine/octopamine receptor-like, which gives rise to MNFRSRAALEVAGYFAAERLRPSARRGNYDRPDSDCYLAITCIPKRVRYFCARNGKWRPAEQEQRDQTRYRLSEDIGYVVYSALGSFYIPSCIMVFVYIRIYFAAKARARRGIRKQPRPRAVVPPESPDVRQTSFTQSTPATETKKPPGSVMENVATIENQPVQIPIVTCDFASDVSTSEADPGGGSSIPMEEKDTLKVTIPVPVQKSSLKATLSVNGDGQSSVPPRSRALSVGIDVDMVSEFDPSSSDSGVVTRCAVVKPLKLRLCQPIFGRRNLGKLKKEHSDGGRASGKDESGTEPKSSKPRDPEREKRRLARKKEKRATLILGFIMGSFIACWLPFFVLYIAKPLFPGIEIPTQAFVIAFWLGYMNSALNPFIYTVFNKDFRRAFRRILFK